A single genomic interval of Lathyrus oleraceus cultivar Zhongwan6 chromosome 7, CAAS_Psat_ZW6_1.0, whole genome shotgun sequence harbors:
- the LOC127106488 gene encoding uncharacterized GPI-anchored protein At1g61900 isoform X2 produces MKGVLSHFLLQIPVLILLLILLFMDKSQSSPISGAKYSFSIRNKVHVLPYDISPNTQPLPFIPLLAPSPLIPFTNDSLPKLSGLCSLNFSAVQDIMTKTATNCWTTFAPYLANVVCCPQFDAMLITLIGQSSKYSGLLALSKTQANHCLSDIQKVLVSQGANENLNNICSVHPSNLTEGLCPVASVDEFESIADSSRLLTACREINPVNECCDQVCQNAIDYAARKIALNDMSNSNGNSSLPPKIARIKDCKNIILRWLAGKLNPSTSNSVFRGLSNCNLNKELRMNVEIG; encoded by the exons ATGAAGGGAGTGCTCTCTCACTTTCTTCTTCAGATTCCTGTGTTAATTCTGCTTCTTATTCTTCTAT TTATGGACAAGTCTCAAAGCTCTCCAATCAGTGGTGCAAAATATTCGTTTTCTATCAGAAATAAGGTTCATGTGTTGCCTTATGATATCTCCCCAAATACACAGCCACTACCCTTTATTCCTCTTTTAGCTCCTTCACCATTGATACCTTTCACAAATGATTCTTTGCCTAAGTTATCAG GCCTATGTTCATTGAATTTCTCAGCAGTTCAAGATATAATGACCAAAACCGCGACCAATTGCTGGACTACCTTTGCTCCCTATTTGGCCAATGTTGTATGTTGTCCTCAATTCGATGCCATGTTGATAACCCTAATAGGTCAGTCAAGTAAATACTCAGGACTGTTAGCTTTGAGCAAAACTCAAGCTAACCACTGCCTCTCAGATATTCAGAAGGTTCTGGTTAGTCAAGGAGCAAACGAAAACCTAAACAACATTTGCTCAGTTCATCCCTCAAATCTCACCGAAGGCCTGTGTCCTGTTGCATCTGTCGACGAATTTGAGAGCATCGCAGACTCTTCTAGGCTTCTAACCGCTTGTAGAGAAATCAATCCTGTTAATGAGTGTTGTGATCAAGTTTGCCAAAATGCAATAGATTACGCTGCTAGGAAAATCGCCTTGAATGATATGTCCAATTCGAATGGAAACAGTAGCTTGCCTCCGAAGATAGCTCGGATCAAGGATTGTAAGAATATCATCCTACGTTGGCTGGCCGGGAAACTCAATCCATCCACTTCAAATAGTGTTTTTAGAGGACTTTCAAATTGCAACCTAAACAAAG AATTACGAATGAATGTGGAAATCGGATAA
- the LOC127106488 gene encoding uncharacterized GPI-anchored protein At1g61900 isoform X1 — translation MKGVLSHFLLQIPVLILLLILLFMDKSQSSPISGAKYSFSIRNKVHVLPYDISPNTQPLPFIPLLAPSPLIPFTNDSLPKLSGLCSLNFSAVQDIMTKTATNCWTTFAPYLANVVCCPQFDAMLITLIGQSSKYSGLLALSKTQANHCLSDIQKVLVSQGANENLNNICSVHPSNLTEGLCPVASVDEFESIADSSRLLTACREINPVNECCDQVCQNAIDYAARKIALNDMSNSNGNSSLPPKIARIKDCKNIILRWLAGKLNPSTSNSVFRGLSNCNLNKVCPLVFPNVTRITNECGNRIRNQTTCCKTTKSYVSRLQEQSFVTNLQALKCAVSLGKKLQKENVSENVYDLCHISLKDFSLQGWYC, via the exons ATGAAGGGAGTGCTCTCTCACTTTCTTCTTCAGATTCCTGTGTTAATTCTGCTTCTTATTCTTCTAT TTATGGACAAGTCTCAAAGCTCTCCAATCAGTGGTGCAAAATATTCGTTTTCTATCAGAAATAAGGTTCATGTGTTGCCTTATGATATCTCCCCAAATACACAGCCACTACCCTTTATTCCTCTTTTAGCTCCTTCACCATTGATACCTTTCACAAATGATTCTTTGCCTAAGTTATCAG GCCTATGTTCATTGAATTTCTCAGCAGTTCAAGATATAATGACCAAAACCGCGACCAATTGCTGGACTACCTTTGCTCCCTATTTGGCCAATGTTGTATGTTGTCCTCAATTCGATGCCATGTTGATAACCCTAATAGGTCAGTCAAGTAAATACTCAGGACTGTTAGCTTTGAGCAAAACTCAAGCTAACCACTGCCTCTCAGATATTCAGAAGGTTCTGGTTAGTCAAGGAGCAAACGAAAACCTAAACAACATTTGCTCAGTTCATCCCTCAAATCTCACCGAAGGCCTGTGTCCTGTTGCATCTGTCGACGAATTTGAGAGCATCGCAGACTCTTCTAGGCTTCTAACCGCTTGTAGAGAAATCAATCCTGTTAATGAGTGTTGTGATCAAGTTTGCCAAAATGCAATAGATTACGCTGCTAGGAAAATCGCCTTGAATGATATGTCCAATTCGAATGGAAACAGTAGCTTGCCTCCGAAGATAGCTCGGATCAAGGATTGTAAGAATATCATCCTACGTTGGCTGGCCGGGAAACTCAATCCATCCACTTCAAATAGTGTTTTTAGAGGACTTTCAAATTGCAACCTAAACAAAG TCTGCCCGTTGGTTTTTCCGAATGTCACAAGAATTACGAATGAATGTGGAAATCGGATAAGAAATCAAACAACTTGCTGCAAAACCACTAAAAGTTACGTGTCCCGTTTGCAAGAACAAAGCTTTGTGACCAATCTTCAAGCCTTAAAATGTGCTGTATCACTTGGAAAGAAGTTGCAGAAAGAAAACGTCTCCGAAAATGTCTACGATCTTTGTCACATAAGCTTGAAAGATTTTTCTCTTCAAGGTTGGTATTGCTAG